The genomic region aaccaaaattactcacaaacatatcatatataaattcacaaacaaaactgacagtgcaaaaagtactaacacactaaatataataaagaataatatagcACATGATACAACCTCACTCAACAAATCCAGACAATATTATGatattgaaaacaaatgtaatctaagactttttttaaaaccagtttttccCTTGTTGTCCCGAATCCCAACTGGAAGATTGTTCCAATATACAACTGACCTATAAAACACAGTCCTCTTCATACAGTCAGATTTAGGTAGTGGTAAAGAGATCTGTCGACTATTCACCCATCTTGTATAATGTGAATGCATATCTGAGCAATAAGTTATATTATCATAAAGAAATTTAGGAATCCCAGTATTAATAATNNNNNNNNNNNNNNNNNNNNNNNNNNNNNNNNNNNNNNNNNNNNNNNNNNNNNNNNNNNNNNNNNNNNNNNNNNNNNNNNNNNNNNNNNNNNNNNNNNNNCCTTTTTTACTTGCTGTATATTTTGACCATTTACGTGTATATCAATTTTGGGATTATCAGATAATCTATACTTAGAACGGAATATTATACAcacagtttttgaaatatttaggacaagtttatttgttttgatccAATTATACAATTTGCTAATCTCACTAGACCGAACCTGATTGATCTCTAAACATGTAGGGGCTGCATAATAAAGAGTGGAATCATCAGCAAACATAGTCAGTTTAGCCTTACTGAGTATATACGGCATATCATttgtaaaaattgaaaataacaaAGGTCCAAGGCAACTTCCTTGAGGAACACCACAGTCCAGGGACTTGCTACTAGATAAAGCACCATTAAAATAAACTCTTTGTGACCTCTCAGACAAATAGCTCTTAAACCACTTGATTGCAGAGAAAGTGAAACCATAACTAATGAGTTTAGAAATCAAAATTTCACGGTCAATCACATCAAAGGCAGCGCTGAAGTCTAGTAGTAGTGTACCCAAAAGCATTGAGTTGTCAATAGATGTTAGCCCGCTATCCGACATTTGTGTCATTGCAGTGCAGGTGGAATGACCACGTCTATAAGCATGCTGAAACATCGTAGTCAAATCATTGTTCGAAAAGTAATCTTGCACTTGCTCAAATACAATCTTTtccaataatttatttaaaatgggcAAGATGCTAATAGGCCTACTATTTGAACCACAGAAAGttgattttgtgtctttgggTAAAGGAATTATCTTACCCTCCTTCCAAAGTTTTGGACAAacaccacactgtaaataattttCCTGGAAAATAACAGTAAAGAGCTGGCAGCAGAGACGCCAGCAGTTGACCGTTATTTTTACGGTATTCAGACGTAAAATGACTTCATGGTAGTTGTCTGTAAACCTGAAAAACAGtatgtttctgtatttctataatttacagtaaagAGCTGGCAGCAAAGATGCCAGCAATATATCGTAATTTTACGTTATCCATACTGTAAACTGACTTTACAGTAGTAGTCCGCAAAccagaaatacagtatatttctgtATTCATACTGTTAAAtgatttcatagtctaatacagtaaaaaagaaaaatgctgcaTATTTCTGTGATTATTTGGAAATTACAATAATATTCTGTTGAACTAAATTGCAGTTTCCTTTATTGCAATTATTTTNNNNNNNNNNNNNNNNNNNNNNNNNNNNNNNNNNNNNNNNNNNNNNNNNNNNNNNNNNNNNNNNNNNNNNNNNNNNNNNNNNNNNNNNNNNNNNNNNNNNAACATGAATACTGCTACtttcataaaagaaaagaaaataaaccctGTTGGACAATGTTGAAAAGAGATTTCTAGTGGTGAACAAACTTAGTGTTACTGTAGATTAAAATTTTCTCAAAAGTCAACCTAAAAGATTTACATACATTATGTAACACATATTTAGTGTAATACACTTTCATAATAAAATTCACAGAATTGGcaacatttggaaaaacaaacttaagaacattttggaaaatgtgcatTAAGGCCATTTTGAAACTAGTACAATAGAACATTTGGACAATATGCATCAATAATATGCATCATTTAGGGATGAAGTGTAAGGCAGGCACCTGTGCCACTGCAAACTAGATTTGCAGGTTACTTCTTAAAATAGTCCGGTGAGGTTGGctggtgttttaaccttttaaaataGTCCGGTGAGGTAGGCTGGTGTTTTTACCTCTTAAAATACTCCGGTGAGGTAGGCTGGTGTTTTTACCTCATAAAATAGTCCGGTGAGGTAGGCTGGTGTTTTTACCTCATAAAATAGTCCGGTGAGGTAGGCTGGTGTTTTTACCTCATAAAATAGTCCTGTGAGGTAGGCTGGTGTTTTTACCTCTTAGTTCTTGTGGATCCAGGAGAGATGATCATCATTTTGGTAGCCGCTGTTCCTCTCTGCAGGATTATTCCAGTGTTGCCActgtcaaacaacaacaaacaagcttaatcataataataaataaactataCAATcaggcatgtacagtatacaagCTAATGCTTATAAAGTTAATAATACCAGTTCTCTCGTGGCTTAATGTGGCAATGCCAGatgtcaaaacaaaagattaaaGAGCTCACCGATCTATATGAAGTTCCATTCAAAGTCCAGGAGATTTTTCAGTAGCATGGTGACGTGTGTGTTGACTGCAGAAGACTTATTCTGGACGATCACACCTTTCTTCTTGGAGACAACCTTGCCCCTTTTGGcctttgtccctctctctggATTTATACCAATGAAGCGCCTGAAATCAAAATTGTATAAGACCAGAGTGGGGTTGCAGCAACATACTGTTTTGTATACATCAAATTAAACGCAAttaattttttgtctttcttcacaAATTGAATGATTGACATATGTGTACAGTATTACTACCATTGTatgcaaaaaatacaaacacattaatttaattgtatatATCCATATACTGATTACAAAGACTGAAGGGGTTTTACCTCTGAATGAATTCCAGAGTGCAGGGTGCTTCATCTTGATACTGAAGGTTGAATATGTAGTAGAGAGCAAACACAGCAGCAAGTCCTGTTGCAAATGTTGGTTTGATGCCCTCGGAGATTACACGGCCCTGAAAGCTGATCATCCAACCTCTAATTGTAACTTGCCCTGTTGCACCTGAAACTTCAAGTCAAAGCAACATGGGAATACATGTTACCTTGTGTAAACATTTGTAAACTCACAATGAATGGCCGATATGATATATAATGTGTCTATCAATGaatctaaatgaaatgtataccAGGCAGTACAAGTCGAGGACTTGCAGGAAGATTGAGAGTTGTCTCAACATCAGCAGCAGTAGCACACACCTGTAGGGAACAAATCCATTATGCTTACCATAATAAGATATTTACAAAATTTTTAATAATTGGTAAACACTAGGTGAGAGTAACCTAAAGACACATGAGATAGGCTTAAGGCTTCTGAAGTACCTACAGTCAAACTGctaaatagatttaaaaaatgtaaagggtaacaattttatttgtacaggTCTTGGGGGGTTGTACTGCAAATGTCTTAAAAGTAGTATGAACccttttgtggctccagaggAAACTGGACACAATCTGATAAATTTCCTCCAGTGATGTCACTCAGTTGTCAAGTTGCCCACTGACCACCAGATtttgaaaaggaagaagaataTGTGGAATAAAAGGTTAAGGTAATATTGTTTCTGCTAAGTTGATTTGATCATATGCTTTTAAAACATTCATCATTGTCATAGTAGGGTAAAGAAGACAAGTGAAATACTTTTAAAACCTTGCACCTACtttacccataatgcaatttAGCAACTGTGTGACAACATGGAGGTCATTTATCAGCTTACATGCAGCTTCATCTGAGCCAGAAAATAATTTACACTACTGTTTTCACATCTGTAGTAGTACTCCCCAAAACTAGTACATACATTAGGTGTCTGGACACTTACGACTGGTGGAGTCACCCTTTAAAACACAGggttagaaagaaaaaagaaaacttacaTCTGTAAGAAGGATCAGCCCGGTTGGGTCCTCTCCAAAGTGTGCCATGAGCAGCTTGACAACACGAAGTGCCTTCTCATTGTCTTCACCATTAGAGTGAATATCCTTGACATCTTTGTTGGTAGGTTTTCCCCTGAAGTATTCTGTGATGGCTCTTCCACATTCCTCTATACTGAGTTCCAATCTACGAAGCACATTGATGTCTGTGAGCAACTCAAAATGTGCGTAAATGTACTTTGGCGTGAAAAGAAAAGGCCATTTGGTTTTCACATCTTCAATGTCAGGTGGTGGAAGTGTATTAATAGACCGACGTTGAAGAGAGAATGTGAGCTCCATTAGATTTTTAACTTCGGCTCTTTCTGCTCCACCTGCACCCTCTTGTCTGTAAATCTCCTCCAGTCTCTGTCGGTGCTGCTCAATAGTGTCATCAGTTTCTTCTGGGGGTAGCTCTGGCTGAAATCGTGTACATCCATATGTGTCAGTTGGACCCCTCTTGCCCGTAGAGGATCGGTGGTGTGAGAAGCTTCCATCACGGTTCACATTCTCAATGCGGTTTTTCACTTGAATCAAAAGTGATGTATAACCTCCACACAGAAGTGAACCATCTGGTGCAATGTCAGCAAAACTCTTTGGGTACTGCCTGATGATATTTCTAACCACAGTTAGGCACTGACCGCGAGTGGGGTTAGCTTCATACCTTCTCAATTCATCCGCAAGTACTCGTATCATTTGGCGTCGCTCCATTGGTTTAGGTCTCTTGCCATCTGCAATTGCAGAACGAAtttcttttggcattttttcCCAAGGGACCTGGAATGTTTCTGGCCATGTTTTCAGTATCTGAGATGTGGAAGGTCTGTTTGTTGGCTCCCTGTTTCTTGCCTGGCTAGAACATGATGAAATGGCCGATAGCTGTGATGAGCTACTATTAGGCGGAGAGCATAAGGTTGGTGATGAAGACTCAGACACCGACCAATCACTACTCAGTGGTGACGAAGTTGGAATGACTTGAAAATCCAATGTAACTGTCTCggtttctaaaaaaacaaaaaaacaattaaggCACATAACTAATAAGCTATATCAGAGTCACTGCAGACATTTTGGCCAAAAGTCTACTTAACTCTCCTTATATTAGGCATATATGGGTGTATATATAAggttttagaaaaaagaaattccacATCTGAACAAACAAGAGAATATAACAAGCTAATGCCACACTAAATTAACAATATGTTACCTAATTTGAATGCATCCAGGAGTTTTCGGCGCTGGATAACAGGTAACAGATCCGCAATGTCTTCCTGTTGTACATATTTTAAGTCTTCTTTTGACTCCAAGCCAGAGCTCTGAAGTTTTGATATTATTTGCAACTGGGTCTCTTCAGAAAGATTTGGCAAGGTCTTGCAGATGATCTCTTTGATTTCTTCACTCATGTTTGCCATCATTCTGGACTAGAGGGAAAGAATGGTGAAGAATTATCAGTGGTGTGCCATGGACAGTGTACTCAGGCAAGCGATAGTAATCTAACATATTCTCCGGATTAATACAACAGTAGCTTCTCTGCATCAGTGTGAGGCTGTAAACACCCATTTCAGGAATACGCAGGGCATGATACTTTTGAGCAATAAAATATACTGCTGAATCCTTATGAACGAGAACCACTTTGATTTTTCCAGTAACAAGcccctcatcatcatcatcaatcacAAAACCATgttctttctgtattttgtccCCTTCACAGTCACTTCATTGGCTATCAAGAGTGTTTGTGGACTTAAAATTGTGTTGTGCAACTGATTCTCTGATTGCATCATTGTAGTCATCTGAGAAAAAATGTGTGCCCTTCTCCACTGAAACACCTGGAGGGAATAAGGTACCAGCACTTAGAAAGGCCAGCAGAAGCTGATGTCTTTCTGCAAGAGTAGAACATGGATTCTTAAAGTTGCGCAATTTTCTCAAACACTGCTTAAAATACGTGTGTTTGCTCTCAAATCTTAAAGTCCATAGGCGAATAAGTGGCCCAAACTGTATAATGAGCTCAGGATAATGACTGACATAATGATGTTTGGGCCTCAGTGGGTTGTCAGGAAAAGTTTGCATTCGGCAATGCAAATATTCATCAATCAGAACTCTTAGGTAGGCTATCTGGCCTTTTGAAATTGCAGGTGCACAACTGAGTTCCACAACTTCTCTAAGTTGCAAAGCCAACTGCCATACTTGGTTGTCACCTGGATTTTGTACTTTGTCTCCAATCAAAACGGGCAATATTCTCAGCAAACACCAATTCTGCACAGCATGCCCCCCAAGTTTCCCACCTTCTAGATTAACCTCACACGGTTTGTCATTAGCATCCCTACCGAGATACTTGAACTGATTTATTCGTTGATTCAATTCAAGGTAACTAAACATTTTATCCACCTTAACAAGATGGTTTATGTACAGTGCCAGATCAGAGGATACAATACCTTCAAAAAGATCGTGGCCAAGACATGGAGGCAACCCTGGCTGACATACATGGAAGTATTTGAGCGTATTAAACACAGAGTCAAATTTAACACCTCCACTAGATGTAGACTGTCCTTCACTGCTCTGAACATGACCATTGTATGACTGCACTGTTCGTTTTGTGCCCTGGATAGAAGGATCTGCATGGAATGCTTCTCTGCTGATATCACAATATCTGCAGAAGTGTGAACTCCTGCTGAAGTTCTCCACAAAGCCTCCTATGTTATGTGAGCCTAGGTTGTCGCCTGCAATGGCACACAAGGTTCCCTTGCCATCAGACAGGGTAACACCATTGAGCTCAAGATCTTTAAGGTCATTGACGAGGGTGCCCAAAACCAAGTCTTGACCAAAATACTTAAAATCTTGTTCTTTGCAGAGAAGAACAAGTTGCATTTGATCAGTGCTGGATCTGTTGTGTGGCATTAAATCTGCAAGTGTTAGATACACTGcaagtattttatgttttttctttccagatCCCAGTGGGTTTACCACTTCAAATGCATCCTGATACAGGATCAAGCTCAGTGATGAGCTCTCACTCTGGAAGAGCACATTCTCAGACATATCTTTGCCATCCCACACATCCTTAAGAATATCCTTAGAACTAATACTGGAGTGTACTTGCTTATATTGTTTCTGCACTGATTGGCAACGAAATAGAGAAGCAATTGTCTCTTTAATATTAACATACTGGGCAAAACACTCTTTGCCTGCCTCGTTCTGACCTAGACAGATCTGAACTGGCTCAACATAGTTGAAGCTGttcttgaaaatgttttttcttttctgatcaGTTTTCAGTGACTGAGTGTTGCAAGTGCTAAAGAGATCCTCAATTTTTATGACTCCAATCACATTGTTTGTGTCAGCTTCAGAAATCCTAAGTGTAATTAACTTCTCTTTTAGTTTGAAAAGCAAATGTGACTGGCTTATATCATGTATTTCCTGAAAATCTTCAATAATTGTTTGGATGACAAAGGATGGAAGCAAACACTTTGCTTGCAGTTTCAGATAAAAGAgggcaatgtttttaaataactgtgATTCATCACAGTTATTGGTCTCCGGGGATATTCCCCGGAgacctctccggggaaccatcaccttatcgtggtggagaggtttgtgtgtccctatgaacctgagggctgtgttgtctNNNNNNNNNNNNNNNNNNNNNNNNNNNNNNNNNNNNNNNNNNNNNNNNNNNNNNNNNNNNNNNNNNNNNNNNNNNNNNNNNNNNNNNNNNNNNNNNNNNNgtttggggtcccctgctggagctgctgcccccgcgacccgataccggataagcggtcgaagatggatggatggatgtgatTCATCAGCAATTTCTGGGTAAATCTCTTGTTCATCACCTGCGTTACTTGGAGGATGAATCTGCATATCAGACTGATCTTGTTCACTCTCATGGTAAACACCAGGATTCACAACAGACTCAGCCAAATTTTCCTCAGCACCATTTTTATGTTTCCGACTCAGGTGTGATGTGAATGTTGATAAAATTGTAAAACTCTTGCTACACTGTCTATAAGGACAAGCAACTGTTTTCCCCTCtctaatgtgtgttttcaaatgaGAGTAAAATGCAGTCAAAGTCTCACACCTTGCACTGCAGAAATCAACATGACATTTTAgttcaacaacagaaaaagtagGCATAACTACACGTTTGTTATGTCTGTAAGTGTGACACTTAAACGTTGAAAAGTTTTGACAAGTCTGACTGCAATCTGGcaaaacacacttaaaagttaaattaggtgtatttttatgaaatctCATGTGCCTTACGTATGTCACTATTGTGGCACAGTTATGACAACAGATCTGACAGGGGAACATTTTGTTACTGTCCGATGGTTAAGTTCCTTTTCATGCCAAACATGCCTTAGTGTTGATTAGGCTACGGCTGGTGGCTGCTTTTTAGTGACACCGTATCAGGCTTCACGCAGAAATGTTTATCCTTAACCGCATTGCAATGTtatttaacagaaataaaaggCTCAGAATATGCAAAACAGTTTGACAAAGCGTATAGCCTAGGCTAATCTAAAACAGTTGGGAGAAGTAGCTGTGTGGGGCGCGCAGTGACAGATAGCCAAAATGCATTCACAAAAGGTCCAATAAGGCAATATTTTCACaccaatttttagtttttaaaccGAAAAATGCAAAGCCTTGAGGATTCAAGTGTCCGAACCAATTAGCCTAATTTTCTTGTCAActctttgtaaaacacacacaacaaaataaaactcaccAAAACCATCTCAGTTAGCCGATGTTCCAATAATaatggtttggttgaaataaacccttaATCACCGGGCAAGATGTAGGCTAACTGTTTCACTAGCCTAATGCTATTTTCCTGCTGCCTCCGTCAATCGATTGACATCGCTTACCGTTTAACAAGTGTTGTTCCTCGGATGCAAACGTTCGGCTGATGTTaccaaaattaaacaaaaaaaaaaactcccaaaagTAATAAACTGGCTAATCAGATCTAAGCCTCACTGATGATATGAATGAATAAGACTTAAATTACCGTTTAATTTGTAGCATGACACGATGGATGTTGATGAAGAACACACTGCAACGTTGCATCAAACTTCTGACCGTGCTCCAAATTCCCCACTCAACGCTCAGTTTCCAAAAAATACTGTAGCGTCCTGTAATTTAAAACATCAGCATACTGTTTAGGGCCTCGGTCCTGTTGCTCCAAGTTAAGCAGCCCACAATGCATTGCTAACTACAGTACTAAactgtttaacatgaaaacagtATTTTAGTGTTGAAAATTGGCTGTAAATTTACAGCAATTGCTTACAGTGTACTAATCAAACATctgttgaaaatgtaacatattgGTTTAGAAATATGTCCAGCTGATAACTTCAACAGCCGACTATCCAGGTTGTCTGTACCAGCAGACCCCCCAACAGTCACAGATCGCAACAACCTTTCCAGCTGCACAACATTAACCTGATGAAAttcaaaactgcacattttatcTTTCATAATACACCTTTCAATAAGCTCAACTTAGTTGTAATCCACAGTGTTTTTCATCGTCTCTCTAAAATTAGCAATCTTATTaacaaaataatcattaaaataatttttgcaATCTGTATTGGCTTAGTCAAATAAACACCATTAAATTCAACAAAAGAAGTACAAGTATGTTTTTTCCCCATGATTTCATTGAGTACATTCCACATTCTCTTACTATCAGTACCACTATCTTCAATTCTCTTCTTAAaatattctctctttttcactctATTCACCTTGGTCACCTgattccttaaaatacaataagaTTTTTTGTCCTTAGGAGAGTCAGAATTAACCGCAACCTTTTTAGCCTCTTCCCTTTGATTCATTAAGCTCCTTAACTCAATATCAACCCAAGGAGCACTTTTGGCTTTAACTGTAAATTTCTTTAATGGAGCATGCTTGTTAACAACTCTTATAAAACAATCCATAAATAAATTAAGGGGTGCATCCACATCATCAATGTCACTTATCAAGTTCCATTTAGTATTAtccaattcatttaaaaaacactcctCATTAAATACCCTATAAGATCATTTCATAATAATTTCAGGACAGGCTCTAGGTAGCTTAGCTTTCCTAGAGACAGCaatacattgtcatgttcaagaaaccaatttgaaatgatttgagctttgtgacatggtgcattatcctgctggaagtaaccatcagaggatgggtacatggtggccataaagggatggacatggtcagaaacaatgctcaggtaggccgtggcaaataaacgatgcccaattggcactaaggggcctgaAGGTTGCCAAGAAAACATTCCCCACACCATTAGACCACCACCagcagcctgcacagtggtaacaaggcatgatggatccatgttctcattctgtttaccccaaattctgactctaccatctgaatgtctcaacagaaatcgagactcatcagaccagacaacatttttccagtcttcaactgtcaaattttggtgagctcttgcaaagtgtagcctctttttcctatttgaagtggagatgagtggtacctggtggggtcttctgctgttgtagcccatccgcctcaaggttctgcgtgttgtggcttcacaaatgctttgctgcatacctcggttgtaacaagtgtttatttcagtcaaagttgctcttctatcaaattgaatcagtcggcccattctcctctgacctctagcatcaacaaggcattttcgcccacagTCCTGCCGCATACttgatgtttttcccttttcacaccattctttgtaaatcctagaaatggttgtgcgtgaaaatcccagtaactgagcagattgtgaaatactcagaccggcccgtctggcaccaacaaccatgccccGCTCAAAAtggcttaaatcacctttctttcccattctgacgtTCAGTTttgagttcaggagattgtcttgaccaggaccatacccctaaatgcattgaagcaactgcaatgtgattggttgattagataattgcattaatgagaaattgaacaggtgttgccaataatcctttaggtgagtgtatatatcaatatattaaattacatttcactgaTCACAGTTTGAGTATCTTTTAGTATTTTGGGGACACCGTTTATAATTAAGACTTTTCAGTGATTTATACtcagctgtgattggctgatggTCATTTTGTTATGTGCAGCATACAGGAGAGGACTGGTGTTCCAGTTTTTCCAGTTCGACACCAATGACTTATTCATGCGTTAATTTAGTGGGTATAAATAACGAATGACATCACCTTGACACCATACTATCTAACCTCctatcacttttattttgaaggacaggattctttcttttttggggggggtggtCTAATTGAATCCATGGTAAGTGTCTTATATTagttttccaaaaaataaaacaataatcaaATATAAACCAATTCCACACAAATTGTAACAATGTAACAAGATTTGTCATTCAAGATTTGGTTTGATACAGGTAGAAACTAAACAATGAAAACTACCAACCGGGTACAGTATTCTTTAAAGAGGATGGTCAGGACCTTGTTTAGGTAGATGTAAAGTGCTCTGCGCTAAATTAAAGTTCAGAACCACTACAAAGTGAGGTATTGGCCGATTAGATGACAATTCTAATTAAAACACCAAAGCGTAATGTGAGGTGTTAACGTTACCTTAAGCCTACCACTGATTTACAAGTAGAATCTCCTAACTCTCATCTAATCCCACACTGACACAGCATATTAAAGTAGTAATTAACAAAAGACCAAGATCCAGGAACAAACCAGGAACAAAATACCATAGTTATTAGTAAACAAATAAAGCCTTCCATGTCTGTCCCTGCTAATACTTCTACttgcactctaaaacttgcacTACTTAATGTTAGATCTCCAGCCAAAAGACTTGTATTGTCAATGACATCATCACTGCTCAAAAACTAGATTAGATTATTAGCTGATTGAAACTTCACCTGCTAATTATAATTTTGTACATTGGATTAAGACTAACAAGAAGGGGGGTTTGGTGTTTTATATAGTGATGTTTTTAGCTGTAAATTTGTGTCTTGTCGCATTTACCAGAGCTTTAAATAATTAGGTCTAGTTGTTAATTTCCCTGCTGCACTTAGTGTCTTCCGTCCCCCTAAATGGTGACAAGGAGAGGCAGTTTTCGTCTAAAATAACCATTGATTTTGACAGAATTATAATTTCAGGTGATTTCATCATTCATGTAGATGACTGCAAAACTCAGATACAAAACAATTCATTAGTTCACTggaatcttttgtttttaaacatgtaactGGGTCCACGCACACAGCGGGTCATACACTTGACCTTGTCTTTTCCAAAGGTCTTGATGTTATGATAACAGCTGTCCTTGATATTGCTATTTCTGTTCATTGTCGCATATTTTTATGAATtagtaataataaattaaataataaattaaacaaaaaaataatacatagtagggatgagccgagtaatcggctgaaacgagtatccggtacagATATAGCACTTTTGCAGactacaagtattatacgagtaatacgagtcaatatctgtactcggattgaataaaactgcccccccccccccccccccccccgcatctTGGAGAAGcagggaaaaagtaaaaaagacagaGTCTTTCGGAGAGCTGAAAAGATATGGAAAAAAGGAATTGCACGTTGAGTTTGAAATTTATAAAATGCACTCTATTGTTGACGCAGATATGACATTTGCCAGACAGTTCTAAATCTCTCTAATTAACAATGATAGTTATTAAGTTAAACCTATTAACTACAGTCCAATTTCCAATCTCTCTTTTACTTGAAACAATTGCATGTAAACAACTggatgaatattaaaatataccATATATACAATAAACTGTATTTGACTCATACCATACAGGATTCAGAACCAATCATAGCACAGAAGCAGCTGTTATAAAAGTAATTAATGACCTCAAAATAAACACTGGCCCAGagaaaatttcaattttattactGCTTATTCTCACTGCTGCTTTTGATACCAATGACTACtaaatttttattaaaatggtCTATGTCTCAATTGGCTTGGCTGGCCATGTTCTTAACTGTTTTTCATCATACTTTAAGGGCAGGAGTTTCCATTTTTCAATTGGTAGTTTTAAATATACAGGTAAAAAGAATCTTCTTCAATCTGTACATTCTCCAACTTGGtattatcattaaaaaacacaatatatccTACCAGTCATATGCGGATGACAAACAGTTGTACATTTCCCTTTCCTCCAATGATCTATGCTTTCATAACCAACTAGTAAACTGTATTAAGGATATTAATTACTGGATGTCCAAAAACTTTATACAGCTAAATACAGACAATACTGAGATTCTTGTGGTTGGTCCT from Etheostoma cragini isolate CJK2018 chromosome 13, CSU_Ecrag_1.0, whole genome shotgun sequence harbors:
- the LOC117955970 gene encoding uncharacterized protein LOC117955970 — its product is MMANMSEEIKEIICKTLPNLSEETQLQIISKLQSSGLESKEDLKYVQQEDIADLLPVIQRRKLLDAFKLETETVTLDFQVIPTSSPLSSDWSVSESSSPTLCSPPNSSSSQLSAISSCSSQARNREPTNRPSTSQILKTWPETFQVPWEKMPKEIRSAIADGKRPKPMERRQMIRVLADELRRYEANPTRGQCLTVVRNIIRQYPKSFADIAPDGSLLCGGYTSLLIQVKNRIENVNRDGSFSHHRSSTGKRGPTDTYGCTRFQPELPPEETDDTIEQHRQRLEEIYRQEGAGGAERAEVKNLMELTFSLQRRSINTLPPPDIEDVKTKWPFLFTPKYIYAHFELLTDINVLRRLELSIEECGRAITEYFRGKPTNKDVKDIHSNGEDNEKALRVVKLLMAHFGEDPTGLILLTDVCATAADVETTLNLPASPRLVLPVSGATGQVTIRGWMISFQGRVISEGIKPTFATGLAAVFALYYIFNLQYQDEAPCTLEFIQRRFIGINPERGTKAKRGKVVSKKKGVIVQNKSSAVNTHVTMLLKNLLDFEWNFI